A genomic segment from Lignipirellula cremea encodes:
- a CDS encoding prenyltransferase/squalene oxidase repeat-containing protein: protein MLLTSPLHAEGDWEITPESEAALKRGLHWLAANQGPEGNWGSNDLGLVGMGALAFLAAGHAPGRGEYGEVVQRALDYIANNARPSGLLNITSNAQRDMYNHGLATFVLGQAHGMTTVRDQRMSKVLDRALQLIANTQAEDGGWDYQARRQPHGHDLSLVVMQAKALRSAMDSGLDVHREVIDSAIESVRHHYSPLNGRRDLADNEQRKLPGQFTYSRGGGGGSIAMAAAGVVCLQEFGENSDWRIAKNMAVIRAAVEKTPKNTSRNGIMPFDSYTFYYVAQALYQVGGEDWQACYPIMRDHLVGTQVLEANSPSKHGSWVDRGAQGGGRVGGTAGQMYATAVSCFVLAIPNRFLPILQEGEIQSLK, encoded by the coding sequence ATGCTCCTGACTTCCCCCTTGCACGCCGAGGGTGACTGGGAGATTACGCCAGAGAGCGAAGCGGCCCTCAAGCGGGGGCTCCACTGGCTGGCGGCCAACCAGGGGCCGGAAGGAAACTGGGGTTCCAACGACCTGGGACTGGTCGGCATGGGCGCGCTGGCGTTCCTCGCCGCGGGGCATGCTCCAGGCCGCGGGGAATACGGCGAAGTCGTGCAGCGGGCGCTGGATTACATCGCCAATAACGCCCGTCCTTCGGGGCTGCTGAACATCACCTCGAACGCCCAGCGTGATATGTACAATCATGGGCTGGCGACCTTTGTCCTTGGCCAGGCCCATGGCATGACGACCGTCCGCGATCAGCGGATGAGCAAGGTGCTGGACCGAGCGCTGCAACTGATCGCCAATACCCAGGCGGAAGACGGCGGCTGGGACTATCAGGCCCGTCGCCAGCCGCACGGCCACGATCTGAGTCTGGTGGTGATGCAGGCCAAGGCGCTCCGCAGCGCCATGGATAGCGGTCTCGATGTGCATCGCGAGGTCATCGACTCGGCCATTGAAAGCGTGCGCCACCACTATTCTCCGCTCAACGGACGTCGCGATCTGGCGGATAACGAGCAGCGAAAGCTGCCAGGGCAGTTTACCTACAGCCGCGGCGGCGGCGGGGGTTCCATCGCCATGGCGGCCGCCGGCGTGGTTTGCCTGCAGGAGTTCGGCGAGAACAGCGACTGGCGGATCGCCAAAAACATGGCCGTGATCCGGGCGGCTGTGGAGAAAACCCCTAAAAACACCAGTCGAAACGGCATTATGCCGTTTGATTCTTATACGTTCTATTATGTCGCGCAGGCCCTGTACCAGGTGGGCGGCGAAGACTGGCAGGCCTGCTATCCGATCATGCGCGACCATCTGGTGGGGACGCAGGTTCTGGAAGCCAATAGTCCCAGCAAGCACGGCAGCTGGGTCGATCGCGGCGCCCAGGGCGGCGGACGGGTTGGCGGCACCGCCGGTCAGATGTACGCCACGGCTGTGTCCTGCTTTGTGCTGGCGATCCCGAACCGCTTTTTGCCCATTTTACAAGAAGGCGAAATTCAAAGCCTGAAATAG
- a CDS encoding 3-ketoacyl-ACP reductase, with the protein MSIPNAPVAIVTGSSRGIGRAIALELAAAGHAVVVNYVSRPGAAEEVVRQIQAAGGQAVAVAGSVADADARQRLVDSAVATFGRLDLLVNNAGVTSPGRKDLLEATEASWDEVFSINLKGAFFLSQLTAQRMISLREAGVTSSGVIVNISSVSAFAASRNRADYCMAKAAMQMMTWLLADRLAEYGIRAYEVCPGVIASDMTAPVQEKYDQLIADGLSPIRRWGEPEDVAKAVAALASERFSFSTGDRIHVDGGYHIRRL; encoded by the coding sequence ATGAGTATCCCGAACGCCCCTGTTGCGATTGTAACGGGCTCTTCGCGCGGCATCGGTCGAGCGATCGCCCTGGAACTGGCAGCCGCAGGCCACGCGGTTGTCGTTAACTATGTCAGCCGGCCGGGAGCCGCCGAGGAAGTCGTCCGGCAGATCCAGGCCGCAGGGGGGCAGGCGGTCGCGGTGGCGGGCAGCGTGGCCGACGCCGATGCGCGGCAACGGCTGGTCGATTCGGCCGTGGCGACTTTCGGTAGGCTGGACCTGCTGGTCAACAATGCGGGCGTGACTTCGCCTGGCCGGAAGGACCTGCTGGAAGCGACCGAAGCCAGCTGGGACGAGGTGTTCAGCATTAACCTCAAAGGCGCCTTTTTTCTCTCGCAGCTGACGGCCCAGCGGATGATTTCCCTGCGCGAAGCGGGCGTGACTTCGTCGGGCGTGATTGTGAATATCTCTTCGGTCTCGGCCTTTGCGGCCAGCCGGAACCGGGCCGACTATTGCATGGCGAAAGCCGCCATGCAGATGATGACCTGGCTGCTGGCCGACCGCCTGGCGGAATACGGCATCAGGGCGTATGAGGTTTGCCCGGGCGTGATCGCCAGCGATATGACGGCCCCCGTCCAGGAGAAGTACGACCAGCTGATCGCGGACGGTCTCAGCCCCATCAGGCGCTGGGGAGAACCCGAGGATGTCGCCAAGGCGGTCGCCGCCCTGGCCAGCGAACGTTTCAGTTTCAGTACGGGCGACCGTATTCACGTCGACGGCGGATACCATATTCGCCGTCTCTAA
- a CDS encoding TIGR03067 domain-containing protein produces MAGCGQRFPGSCFQFLLFQAALLQIGLMQVGGPLVAEEPASPAEQALQDLQGTWRIETLEIGGQIVAAEGGQERTLIIEGNKMRQGEVRLAFEIESTTSPPLIDVEVLNDDAGVRFEGIYQQEGEQLTICLNVTPDAKSRPAEFASPADSMLALVKLKRIAARP; encoded by the coding sequence ATGGCGGGTTGTGGTCAACGTTTTCCAGGCAGTTGTTTCCAGTTTCTGCTGTTCCAGGCAGCCCTGCTGCAGATTGGCCTGATGCAGGTCGGCGGCCCTTTGGTTGCCGAGGAGCCAGCCTCTCCTGCTGAGCAGGCACTCCAGGATCTGCAGGGAACCTGGAGGATCGAAACGCTGGAGATTGGCGGCCAGATCGTGGCGGCCGAAGGCGGCCAGGAACGCACGTTGATTATCGAGGGGAACAAAATGCGCCAGGGGGAAGTTCGCCTGGCGTTCGAAATCGAAAGCACCACTTCGCCGCCGTTGATTGATGTGGAAGTGCTGAACGACGACGCGGGCGTGCGTTTTGAGGGGATCTACCAACAGGAAGGGGAACAACTGACCATCTGTTTGAACGTCACTCCTGACGCCAAAAGTCGCCCTGCCGAATTCGCCAGCCCCGCCGATTCCATGCTGGCGCTGGTGAAGCTGAAGCGGATTGCTGCACGTCCCTGA
- a CDS encoding BatA domain-containing protein yields the protein MGSLLTLLNGFFANGAFFLAGLGAAAVPTIIHLLNRRRYRTLPWAAMNFLRQAMQRNRKIMDLRDLILLMLRTFAILLFGLALARPIMTPASLYFWGVAFPALLGLVFFAVTAAVLWSRPAVRWGSLAAVLLLGLLCGWGVYQQTQTDPQLAQQFDGSQPLHAVLLIDNSLSMSYETALEGTLLQRAAVEAESYIKALPNGSRVSVVPLCGPASTLSIDPYTQDDAVAAVQRIEVVDRSVSLTAGLAAAEQAVEAAPLMARRIVLIGDQQSRNWLDIGASDLERLGGLQVVDVSPEDWENSWISDFYASDGLADVETPANFVVQVRHNGPSPRRDVQVTLQVDGVDIASRTVTLQPGEGAREVAFSHVFHSYRPEPGQPSLAPVTARLTPDNLPGDDQRHLILPVVAAVPVVFVDQYGAQGEDEAKGQIGETRPLRRLLAPGIEGERRLVEVRHVTIDQLNRDVLADARLVIVAGVASPAGAVDLLREYVEQGGPLIIAAGGEFDSAAWSNLAWRNGDGILPAPLSSTPIGLLPEEAGLDLQPFYLKYDSLSGHPYFQLPDISEEDLRDLFAEPFFFKAAAVDLSDAVIADQRAHYEAKLRDKLAAQGDAPDDSEPLRWLLWESQAAAAGPVEEADLARLVEQSNARVLARFATENEDPFIVQRRIGQGEVLFVASGVQSNWNTLPVTNTVLIFDRIARSLIRTTLPRRTLPPQERFALALPPQRSQVGVLLQRPSEESPSEPLDVGFIGQDRRGVQVAEAFQRGVYRLYESEVGADGAELAGEPRLWELFAVNGDAEESELTPLTSDQFASRELGEGAMWVGRGREISLAGEQQYAQNLWWWLALAVLVLLLAEIVLLATSAWPTRPAANPAEASAAPTSA from the coding sequence ATGGGTTCCTTGTTAACACTGCTGAACGGGTTTTTTGCGAACGGCGCGTTCTTCCTTGCCGGGCTGGGCGCGGCTGCCGTGCCGACGATCATTCACCTGTTAAACCGGCGACGCTACCGCACGCTTCCCTGGGCGGCGATGAATTTTCTTCGCCAGGCGATGCAGCGGAACCGCAAGATCATGGATCTGCGCGACCTGATACTGTTGATGCTGCGGACGTTCGCCATTTTGCTGTTCGGCCTGGCGCTGGCCCGCCCCATTATGACGCCGGCTTCGCTCTACTTTTGGGGCGTCGCCTTTCCGGCTTTGCTGGGTCTGGTCTTTTTTGCAGTGACCGCCGCCGTGCTCTGGTCCCGTCCGGCCGTCCGCTGGGGATCGCTGGCGGCCGTGCTGCTGCTTGGTCTGTTATGCGGCTGGGGCGTCTATCAGCAAACGCAGACCGATCCGCAGTTAGCCCAACAGTTCGACGGCTCGCAGCCGCTGCACGCGGTGCTGTTAATCGATAACAGCCTGAGCATGAGTTACGAGACGGCCCTCGAAGGCACGCTCCTGCAGCGGGCCGCCGTCGAAGCGGAAAGTTACATCAAAGCGCTGCCCAACGGCAGCCGCGTTTCCGTCGTGCCGTTGTGCGGACCGGCCAGCACGCTCAGTATCGATCCCTACACGCAAGACGACGCCGTGGCCGCCGTTCAGCGGATCGAGGTCGTCGATCGTTCTGTCTCGCTAACGGCTGGTCTGGCCGCCGCCGAACAGGCCGTGGAAGCGGCGCCGCTGATGGCCCGTCGAATCGTGCTGATCGGCGATCAGCAAAGCCGCAACTGGCTGGATATTGGCGCATCGGATCTGGAACGCCTGGGCGGCCTGCAGGTGGTGGACGTCTCGCCCGAGGACTGGGAGAACTCCTGGATCTCGGATTTTTACGCCTCCGACGGCCTGGCCGATGTGGAAACGCCGGCGAATTTTGTCGTTCAGGTGCGGCACAACGGCCCCTCTCCCCGCCGTGATGTGCAAGTCACGCTGCAGGTCGACGGCGTCGATATCGCCTCCCGCACCGTCACGCTGCAGCCCGGCGAAGGCGCCCGCGAAGTCGCCTTTTCGCATGTCTTTCACTCCTATCGCCCTGAACCCGGTCAGCCTTCTCTGGCGCCGGTAACCGCTCGCCTGACGCCCGACAATTTGCCAGGCGACGACCAGCGGCATTTGATCCTGCCGGTGGTGGCCGCCGTGCCGGTGGTCTTTGTCGATCAGTACGGCGCCCAGGGGGAAGATGAAGCAAAAGGGCAGATTGGCGAGACGCGGCCGCTGCGGCGTTTACTGGCGCCCGGCATTGAGGGCGAACGTCGTCTGGTCGAGGTCCGCCATGTGACGATCGATCAACTCAATCGCGACGTGCTGGCCGATGCCCGGCTGGTCATTGTCGCCGGCGTCGCCAGTCCGGCGGGCGCTGTCGATCTGCTCCGCGAGTATGTCGAACAAGGCGGCCCCCTGATCATCGCGGCCGGCGGAGAGTTTGATTCGGCGGCCTGGTCAAATCTTGCCTGGCGCAACGGCGACGGCATTCTGCCGGCTCCGCTGTCGTCGACCCCGATCGGCCTGTTGCCGGAAGAAGCGGGCCTGGACCTGCAGCCGTTTTACCTGAAGTACGACAGTTTGAGCGGGCATCCTTACTTTCAGCTGCCTGACATCTCGGAAGAAGACCTGCGCGACCTGTTCGCGGAGCCGTTCTTCTTCAAGGCGGCCGCCGTCGACCTGAGCGACGCCGTTATCGCCGATCAGCGGGCCCATTACGAAGCAAAATTGCGAGACAAGCTCGCCGCCCAGGGTGACGCGCCGGACGACTCGGAGCCGCTCCGTTGGCTGCTATGGGAAAGCCAGGCCGCTGCGGCCGGCCCGGTCGAAGAGGCCGACCTCGCCCGTCTGGTCGAGCAATCGAACGCCCGGGTGCTGGCCCGCTTCGCGACGGAGAACGAAGACCCGTTCATTGTGCAGCGTCGGATCGGCCAGGGGGAAGTCCTGTTTGTCGCCAGCGGCGTACAGTCCAACTGGAACACGTTGCCGGTCACCAATACCGTTCTGATCTTTGATCGCATCGCCCGCAGCCTGATCCGCACCACCCTGCCCCGCCGGACGTTGCCGCCGCAGGAGCGATTCGCCCTGGCGTTGCCGCCGCAGCGGTCGCAAGTGGGCGTGCTGCTGCAGCGTCCTTCCGAGGAGTCGCCGAGTGAACCGCTCGACGTGGGCTTCATCGGCCAGGATCGCCGCGGCGTGCAAGTGGCGGAAGCATTCCAACGCGGCGTTTATCGCCTGTATGAAAGCGAAGTCGGCGCTGATGGCGCCGAGCTCGCCGGCGAACCTCGCCTGTGGGAGCTGTTCGCCGTCAACGGCGACGCTGAAGAATCCGAGCTGACCCCGCTTACCTCCGATCAATTCGCCAGTCGCGAGCTGGGCGAAGGCGCCATGTGGGTTGGTCGCGGCCGCGAGATTAGTCTCGCGGGTGAACAACAATACGCACAAAACTTGTGGTGGTGGCTGGCCCTGGCCGTACTGGTGCTGTTGCTGGCGGAGATCGTCCTGTTGGCGACTTCTGCCTGGCCCACGCGTCCTGCCGCCAATCCTGCTGAAGCTTCCGCCGCGCCGACTTCGGCTTGA